A genomic region of Haliotis asinina isolate JCU_RB_2024 chromosome 1, JCU_Hal_asi_v2, whole genome shotgun sequence contains the following coding sequences:
- the LOC137264640 gene encoding uncharacterized protein, with amino-acid sequence MSSPYSEHHKHRIHSPNQRRPPPGTMNVAEKMYWRQKLPLGFQYYLERMSRSIIRGLPDNVYEFAAVYLEEKLVERNAEIQRLPDVTYFDKLKKKHSLAPSEQGDVTQRERTLQQRDWVPPFVENREVTD; translated from the exons ATGAGTTCACCCTATAGTGAGCACCACAAACACAGAATACATTCACCAAATCAACGACGACCACCCCCAGGCACCATGAACGTGGCTGAGAAAATGTACTGGCGGCAAAAGCTGCCCCTAGGCTTCCAGTATTACCTGGAGCGTATGTCTCGCAGCATCATCAGGGGGCTGCCAGACAATGTCTATGAATTTGCAGCTGTATACCTAGAGGAAAAACTTGTAGAGAGAAATG CTGAGATCCAGCGCCTGCCAGATGTTACCTACTTTGACAAACTGAAGAAGAAACATTCCCTTGCCCCATCCGAACAAGGTGACGTAACCCAGAGGGAGAGAACTCTGCAACAGAGAG actgGGTGCCGCCATTtgttgaaaatcgtgaagtcacggactaa